One window of Pelmatolapia mariae isolate MD_Pm_ZW linkage group LG18, Pm_UMD_F_2, whole genome shotgun sequence genomic DNA carries:
- the LOC135932201 gene encoding GATA zinc finger domain-containing protein 10-like: MKSSCSLAALSKSDWSLNTDSESDAQTDFIWPSRIRVRERFSRDETVKRPPDCSPDRHQDNRHRIQGSTAQYTRQHSEPTQQRTVPQPQHSPGHHPIHGQTPYPTSNSDYQHSGPAMDSQPYLAMIPLEPSAKPSEPPEVQPRRRVSSDQIYAAHREARLEVRQALKEEAQTEGLLKSRKAVLPSEIRRRERSVDDTHRGRHEDADWQNKSPERRRASRGEEDWDRERPRERNVERIREWRRELGHDGLEERAFRSSQPRQHQSSDPLCYQEPQIQQAGPLMHQQHNRQHAAQLQQQDPQLQHQYDHARQPAESQRQQQTQREQELELQRHKTVRQQQDSQEKQHPQIHQESEHHRQQQQAPSGHQRLNSAYLQKGSSLPQARHRSMEMSGGSKLKTRTRSMSDIGISQHSVLYGMDRTGVSREASRTGHAPGMANGETGTLDTRVSVAQLRHSYLENANRKPEL; the protein is encoded by the exons ATGAAATCATCCTGTAGCCTGGCCGCCCTGTCAAAGAGCGACTGGTCTCTCAACACAGACTCAGAGAGTGATGCTCAGACAGACTTCATCTGGCCCTCAAG AATCCGAGTAAGGGAACGATTTTCCAGGGATGAAACTGTCAAGAGGCCTCCTGACTGCAGTCCTGATAGGCACCAGGATAACAGACACCGTATTCAAGGGAGCACAGCTCAATATACGCGACAGCATTCAGAACCCACCCAGCAAAGGACAGTTCCCCAGCCTCAGCACAGCCCAGGCCACCATCCGATCCATGGGCAAACACCCTACCCTACTTCGAACTCCGACTACCAACACTCTGGCCCTGCTATGGACTCTCAGCCCTATTTGGCCATGATTCCATTAGAGCCAAGTGCCAAACCTTCTGAACCCCCTGAAGTACAACCACGAAGAAGAGTTAGTTCTGACCAAATCTATGCTGCCCACAGGGAGGCACGATTGGAAGTGAGGCAAGCCCTAAAGGAAGAAGCCCAAACAGAGGGCCTGTTAAAGAGCAGGAAAGCTGTGTTGCCCTCAGAGATACGGCGAAGGGAAAGGAGTGTGGATGACACACATAGGGGACGACATGAAGATGCAGACTGGCAGAACAAAAGTCCAGAACGAAGGAGGGCAAGTCGAGGTGAGGAAGACTGGGATCGGGAGAGACCAAGGGAGAGAAATGTTGAAAGGATCAGAGAATGGAGGAGAGAGCTTGGTCATGACGGCCTAGAGGAAAGAGCATTTAGATCATCGCAGCCTAGACAGCATCAATCCTCTGACCCTTTATGCTATCAAGAGCCCCAAATTCAGCAAGCAGGGCCTCTAATGCATCAGCAGCACAACAGACAACATGCTGCACAACTTCAACAACAAGACCCGCAACTGCAACATCAGTATGACCATGCGAGACAGCCAGCGGAGAGTCAAAGACAACAACAGACTCAAAGAGAGCAGGAGTTGGAGCTACAAAGACATAAGACTGTACGTCAACAGCAAGACTCCCAGGAGAAACAACATCCCCAAATACACCAAGAGTCTGAGCATcacaggcagcagcagcaggctccATCTGGGCACCAGAGGCTTAACTCAGCCTACCTCCAGAAGGGCTCCTCTTTGCCTCAGGCCAGACACAGAAGCATGGAGATGAGTGGAGGGTCCAAACTCAAGACACGAACCCGCTCCATGTCAGATATAGGTATAAGCCAGCATTCTGTCCTGTATGGTATGGACAGGACAGGCGTCAGCAGAGAGGCATCCAGGACCGGCCATGCACCAGGAATGGCTAACGGGGAGACGGGCACCCTGGACACAAGGGTGTCAGTGGCACAGCTGCGACACTCTTATCTGGAAAATGCAAACCGGAAACCAGAATTGTAG